In one window of Kitasatospora sp. MMS16-BH015 DNA:
- a CDS encoding phosphocholine-specific phospholipase C produces the protein MTKFSRRTFVGATAAAGAAAVVGLPSTAAEAATGATGATGTVADVKHVVVLMQENRSFDHYFGTLNGVRGFGDKQALQYPNGGNVFRQPDAGRSDGGVMLPYRMDTTKYNAQNAAGLAHDWATSHQAINNGAMDKWVAAKGERAMGYFTRADIPYQYALADAFTLCDAYFCSLAGPTDPNRLYLWTGTAGPGRDGTTGPWIDNTPVTENPVADWTTYAERLQAAGVSWRVYHNPSTDERTGDYDDNALSYFKQFHNFPTTDPRYVNAMTKFDPAAFDADCKAGTLPTVSWLVAPYLFCEHPNASPDYGAHWVDQALRSLMSNPAVWQHTVFLVMYDENDGYFDHMVPPTPEAGTPEEFTQGRAIGLGNRVPLWAISPWSRGGYVNSQVFDHTSVLRFLEVVTGVQEPNISAWRRSVCGDLTSCFDFTAPDYSIPALPDTTALMAKADAGASLPAVVLPATGAQAMPAQEPGTRPHRPLPYRPGAEATVDRGTGAVTCTMTNSGTAGFPYTVYPNIAQPFTGTPYTVAPGATKTYTWNAAATDGRYDFTVHGPDGFVRRFAGTVTRADQTDVAVPDVSARLGAAGVTFTLANAGGTECSFTAVPNDFGGAAQTAWVAPGQSTTLNWPTVSGGYDVTITAGTGTRFVRRYAGILH, from the coding sequence ATGACCAAGTTCAGCCGCCGCACCTTCGTCGGTGCCACCGCCGCGGCCGGGGCCGCCGCCGTGGTCGGCCTGCCGTCCACCGCCGCCGAGGCCGCCACCGGCGCCACCGGCGCCACCGGCACGGTCGCGGACGTCAAGCACGTCGTCGTCCTGATGCAGGAGAACCGCAGCTTCGACCACTACTTCGGCACCCTCAACGGGGTCCGCGGCTTCGGCGACAAGCAGGCCCTGCAGTACCCGAACGGCGGCAACGTCTTCCGCCAGCCCGACGCCGGGCGCAGCGACGGCGGCGTGATGCTGCCGTACCGGATGGACACCACCAAGTACAACGCGCAGAACGCGGCCGGTCTGGCGCACGACTGGGCCACCAGCCACCAGGCGATCAACAACGGCGCGATGGACAAGTGGGTGGCCGCCAAGGGCGAGCGCGCGATGGGGTACTTCACCCGCGCCGACATCCCCTACCAGTACGCGCTGGCCGACGCGTTCACGCTCTGCGACGCGTACTTCTGCTCGCTGGCGGGCCCGACCGACCCGAACCGGCTCTACCTGTGGACCGGCACCGCGGGCCCCGGCCGGGACGGCACCACCGGCCCGTGGATCGACAACACCCCGGTCACCGAGAACCCGGTGGCCGACTGGACCACCTACGCCGAGCGCCTGCAGGCCGCGGGGGTCAGCTGGCGGGTGTACCACAACCCGAGCACCGACGAGCGGACCGGCGACTACGACGACAACGCGCTCTCGTACTTCAAGCAGTTCCACAACTTCCCCACCACGGACCCGCGTTACGTCAACGCGATGACCAAGTTCGACCCGGCGGCCTTCGACGCCGACTGCAAGGCGGGCACCCTGCCGACCGTCTCCTGGCTGGTCGCGCCGTACCTGTTCTGCGAACACCCCAACGCCAGCCCGGATTACGGCGCGCACTGGGTGGACCAGGCCCTGCGGTCGCTGATGTCCAACCCGGCGGTGTGGCAGCACACCGTCTTCCTGGTGATGTACGACGAGAACGACGGCTACTTCGACCACATGGTGCCGCCCACCCCCGAGGCGGGCACCCCCGAGGAGTTCACCCAGGGCCGGGCGATCGGCCTGGGCAACCGGGTGCCGCTCTGGGCCATCTCGCCCTGGTCGCGCGGGGGTTACGTCAACTCCCAGGTGTTCGACCACACGTCGGTGCTGCGCTTCCTGGAGGTGGTCACCGGGGTGCAGGAGCCGAACATCTCGGCCTGGCGCCGGAGCGTCTGCGGCGACCTGACCAGCTGCTTCGACTTCACCGCGCCCGACTACTCGATCCCCGCCCTGCCGGACACCACCGCCCTGATGGCCAAGGCCGACGCGGGCGCCTCGCTGCCCGCGGTGGTGCTGCCCGCCACCGGCGCCCAGGCGATGCCCGCCCAGGAGCCCGGCACCCGCCCGCACCGCCCGCTCCCCTACCGCCCGGGCGCCGAGGCCACCGTCGACCGCGGCACCGGCGCCGTCACCTGCACCATGACGAACTCCGGTACGGCGGGCTTCCCTTACACGGTCTACCCGAACATCGCCCAGCCGTTCACCGGCACCCCGTACACCGTCGCGCCCGGCGCCACCAAGACCTACACCTGGAACGCCGCGGCCACCGACGGCCGTTACGACTTCACCGTGCACGGCCCCGACGGCTTCGTGCGCCGCTTCGCCGGCACCGTCACCCGGGCCGACCAGACCGACGTCGCCGTCCCGGACGTCTCGGCCCGACTCGGCGCCGCCGGCGTCACGTTCACTCTCGCCAACGCGGGCGGCACCGAGTGCTCCTTCACCGCCGTCCCGAACGACTTCGGCGGCGCCGCGCAGACCGCCTGGGTCGCCCCGGGCCAGTCCACCACCCTGAACTGGCCCACCGTGAGCGGCGGTTACGACGTGACGATCACCGCGGGCACCGGCACCCGCTTCGTACGGAGGTACGCGGGCATCCTGCACTGA
- a CDS encoding GntR family transcriptional regulator, with translation MTDVAVDPDRSVGTLYRKVAADLREAITSGAYGEAGRLPAEGAIAEQYGVSRGTVRQALAVLRADGLVTSRRGTRRVVLGTARVQSFSELLSFTHWARSMGEEPGGRLESLVRRPADAAEREQLRLEPGSEVYVTLRLRTLSGTPVMVERTVYPSWVGELVAQLPPDVVSHTEPLREHGILFTDADHTIDVVAANADDARLLGCRRGSPLLREKRRTTDPTGIPVEWSQDRYLPGTVAFSIHNSLASSALSRHTREGD, from the coding sequence ATGACTGACGTGGCTGTAGACCCGGACCGCTCCGTCGGCACGCTCTACCGCAAGGTGGCCGCCGACCTCCGCGAGGCGATCACCTCGGGCGCGTACGGCGAGGCCGGGAGACTGCCGGCCGAGGGCGCCATCGCCGAGCAGTACGGCGTCTCCCGCGGCACCGTCCGCCAGGCGCTCGCCGTGCTCCGCGCCGACGGCCTGGTGACCTCCCGCCGGGGCACCCGGCGGGTCGTGCTCGGCACCGCCCGGGTGCAGAGCTTCTCCGAACTCCTCTCCTTCACCCACTGGGCCCGCTCGATGGGCGAGGAGCCCGGCGGCCGGCTCGAATCCCTGGTCCGCCGCCCGGCCGACGCCGCCGAACGCGAACAGCTCCGCCTGGAGCCGGGCAGCGAGGTGTACGTGACGCTGCGCCTGCGCACCCTCTCCGGCACCCCCGTGATGGTCGAGCGCACCGTCTACCCGTCCTGGGTGGGCGAGTTGGTCGCCCAACTCCCCCCGGACGTGGTCTCCCACACCGAGCCCCTGCGCGAGCACGGCATCCTCTTCACCGACGCCGACCACACCATCGACGTGGTCGCCGCCAACGCCGACGACGCCCGCCTGCTCGGCTGCCGCCGGGGCAGCCCGCTGCTGCGCGAGAAGCGGCGCACCACCGACCCCACCGGCATCCCCGTCGAGTGGTCCCAGGACCGCTACCTGCCGGGCACGGTGGCCTTCAGCATCCACAACTCCCTTGCCTCCTCGGCCCTTTCCCGCCACACGCGAGAGGGCGACTGA
- a CDS encoding carboxymuconolactone decarboxylase family protein, which produces MPLNSKQPRIEPLTPPYEEAAEAALARLGHTPIQLFRVWARRPELVQGIAGWGGHYFSRRSALTLRQRELVIDRTTALCGADYEWGVHVAAFAERAGFDAEQLASLATGGPADDCWDAADRAVIAAVDELRATADLSDAAWAALVSATGEDAAVELLLVCGWYHAVSFTVRALRLPLEPGTEPIAAHTAA; this is translated from the coding sequence ATGCCTCTGAATTCGAAGCAGCCGCGGATCGAGCCCCTCACCCCGCCGTACGAGGAGGCCGCCGAGGCGGCTCTCGCGCGGCTCGGGCACACGCCGATCCAGCTGTTCCGGGTGTGGGCGCGGCGGCCCGAGCTCGTTCAGGGCATCGCGGGCTGGGGCGGGCACTACTTCTCCCGGCGTTCCGCTCTCACCCTCCGGCAAAGGGAGTTGGTCATCGACCGGACGACCGCGCTGTGCGGGGCCGACTACGAGTGGGGCGTCCATGTCGCCGCCTTCGCCGAGCGTGCGGGGTTCGACGCCGAGCAGCTGGCCTCACTCGCGACCGGCGGGCCCGCCGACGACTGCTGGGACGCGGCCGACCGCGCCGTGATCGCAGCGGTGGACGAACTCCGGGCGACCGCCGACCTCTCCGACGCGGCCTGGGCGGCGCTGGTCTCCGCCACCGGCGAGGACGCCGCGGTCGAACTGCTGCTGGTCTGCGGCTGGTACCACGCCGTCTCGTTCACCGTCAGAGCGCTCCGCCTGCCCCTGGAGCCGGGCACCGAGCCGATCGCCGCACACACGGCAGCCTGA
- a CDS encoding ABC transporter permease, which translates to MAGLTSRIRFGRGTVLLLAGLYFLVPMACSVIFSVDDNSGFSLKAYTGLITAPGFLDALTFTLELAVVTILVVLALLVPALIAVRLGSPRLRTVIEVVCSLPLVVPVIALTAGIIGVLRWGPDYLKSTPFFQTIVAIQNPSFPVVLVLAYVLMSLPLAYRALDAGLRVVDVRTLVEAARNCGAGWPRAVFTVVLPNLRQSLLNATFLTLALVLGEFTTGSILGYQPFSVWIYEAGKSDGQMSVAVSVLSLLLAWVLLLALSAAGRDRRGRKPARP; encoded by the coding sequence GTGGCTGGCCTGACCTCTCGGATCCGCTTCGGACGCGGCACCGTCCTGCTGCTCGCCGGGCTGTACTTCCTCGTCCCGATGGCCTGTTCGGTCATCTTCAGCGTGGACGACAACAGCGGCTTCTCGCTCAAGGCCTACACCGGCCTGATCACCGCGCCGGGCTTCCTGGACGCGCTGACCTTCACGCTGGAGCTGGCCGTCGTCACCATCCTGGTGGTGCTGGCGCTGCTGGTGCCCGCGCTGATCGCGGTGCGCCTCGGCTCGCCCCGGCTGCGCACGGTGATCGAGGTGGTCTGCTCGCTGCCGCTGGTCGTCCCGGTCATCGCGCTCACCGCCGGCATCATCGGCGTGCTCCGCTGGGGCCCGGACTACCTGAAGTCCACCCCGTTCTTCCAGACCATCGTCGCGATCCAGAACCCCAGCTTCCCCGTCGTGCTGGTGCTCGCCTACGTGCTGATGTCGCTGCCGCTCGCCTACCGGGCGCTGGACGCCGGGCTGCGCGTGGTCGACGTGCGCACCCTGGTCGAGGCCGCCCGCAACTGCGGCGCCGGCTGGCCGCGCGCCGTCTTCACCGTCGTCCTGCCCAACCTGCGGCAGTCGTTGCTGAACGCCACCTTCCTCACCCTCGCCCTGGTGCTCGGTGAGTTCACCACCGGCTCGATCCTCGGCTACCAGCCCTTCTCGGTCTGGATCTACGAGGCCGGCAAGAGTGACGGCCAGATGTCCGTGGCCGTCTCGGTGCTCAGCCTGCTGCTCGCCTGGGTGCTGCTGCTCGCCCTCTCGGCCGCCGGCCGTGACCGGCGAGGCCGCAAGCCCGCCCGCCCCTGA
- a CDS encoding multidrug efflux SMR transporter, with the protein MAALLLALAIISEVCATSCLKLTEGFTRLYPSLAVGVGYALSFFLLGKALKHIPVSVAYAVWSGAGTAAVAGIGVVAFGEHLGRAQWLGIALIIVGVVVLNLRGSH; encoded by the coding sequence ATGGCCGCGCTGCTGCTCGCCCTGGCGATCATCAGCGAGGTCTGCGCGACCAGCTGCCTCAAACTGACCGAGGGCTTCACCAGGCTGTACCCGAGCCTGGCCGTCGGAGTGGGCTACGCGCTCTCCTTCTTCCTGCTCGGCAAGGCCCTGAAGCACATCCCGGTCTCGGTGGCCTACGCCGTCTGGTCCGGCGCGGGCACCGCCGCCGTGGCCGGGATCGGCGTGGTCGCCTTCGGCGAACACCTGGGCCGGGCCCAGTGGTTGGGCATCGCGCTGATCATCGTCGGCGTGGTGGTGCTCAACCTGCGCGGCAGCCACTGA
- a CDS encoding endonuclease/exonuclease/phosphatase family protein, with product MATGNSLVLSTPTSPTEGDKLTFHWTTVDADPKNWVGVYDGTRLPGTGSSLVWKYTPATSGDVQLDTSALTGGPYTAYLCAKDGYGVLAQSAPFGFQPKPVAARPHAAVDALTATRVAPGGVVSVKLAGLWQHGTGTPGYRRTGGDSWLTVTADGTVTGTAPSAAPAHPAIVTVEIKDPSGVTDTVTVQVPVLDPAAPLRLKTASWNLWDAGTHSTDGFEKQLRVILTQGLDVLALQETAGTAAQALATALGWYAYQSPGSLGILSRYPLGSVTAVTGSLPAAAATLQLPGSRSVRFWAAGLDESNYGPYAIQDGQSAAQVQTAEGSSTRGRQAAALADAVQADAAKGPVILAAALSSPSHLDWTATSGHPTLAWPVTVALQNAGLTDAYRAAHPDPVASPGATWSPTRKVRGGNAEPQDRIDQVQYAGPLTLVEAHTLATGWPQADPATAANEWPSDTAAAVATFAL from the coding sequence GTGGCGACCGGCAACTCCCTCGTGCTCAGTACGCCGACCAGCCCGACCGAGGGTGACAAGCTCACCTTCCACTGGACCACCGTAGACGCCGACCCGAAGAACTGGGTCGGCGTCTACGACGGCACCCGCCTCCCGGGCACCGGCTCCAGCCTGGTCTGGAAGTACACCCCGGCGACCTCCGGCGACGTGCAGCTCGACACCTCGGCGCTCACCGGCGGGCCGTACACCGCGTACCTGTGCGCCAAGGACGGCTACGGCGTCCTCGCCCAGTCCGCCCCGTTCGGCTTCCAGCCCAAGCCCGTGGCCGCCCGCCCGCACGCCGCCGTGGACGCGCTGACCGCCACCCGGGTGGCCCCGGGCGGGGTCGTCAGCGTGAAGCTGGCCGGGCTCTGGCAGCACGGCACCGGCACCCCGGGCTACCGCCGCACCGGCGGCGACTCCTGGCTCACCGTCACCGCCGACGGCACCGTCACCGGCACCGCCCCGTCCGCCGCGCCCGCCCACCCCGCGATCGTCACGGTGGAGATCAAGGACCCCTCCGGCGTCACCGACACCGTCACCGTCCAGGTGCCCGTGCTCGACCCCGCCGCGCCGCTGCGCCTGAAGACCGCCAGCTGGAACCTCTGGGACGCCGGCACCCACAGCACCGACGGCTTCGAGAAGCAGCTGCGGGTGATCCTCACCCAGGGCCTGGACGTGCTCGCCCTCCAGGAGACGGCCGGCACCGCCGCCCAGGCGCTGGCCACCGCGCTCGGCTGGTACGCCTACCAGAGCCCCGGCAGCCTCGGCATCCTCAGCCGCTATCCGCTGGGCTCCGTGACGGCCGTGACCGGTTCGCTGCCGGCGGCGGCGGCCACCCTGCAGCTGCCCGGCTCCCGCAGTGTCCGCTTCTGGGCGGCGGGGCTGGACGAGTCGAACTACGGCCCGTACGCGATCCAGGACGGTCAGAGCGCCGCCCAGGTGCAGACCGCCGAGGGCAGCTCCACCCGGGGCCGGCAGGCCGCCGCGCTGGCGGACGCCGTCCAGGCCGACGCCGCGAAGGGCCCCGTGATCCTGGCCGCCGCGCTCTCCTCGCCCTCCCACCTGGACTGGACCGCCACGAGCGGCCACCCCACCCTTGCCTGGCCGGTCACCGTGGCGCTGCAGAACGCCGGCCTGACCGACGCCTACCGCGCGGCCCACCCGGACCCGGTGGCCTCCCCCGGCGCCACCTGGTCGCCCACCCGCAAGGTGCGCGGCGGCAACGCCGAGCCGCAGGACCGGATCGACCAGGTCCAGTACGCGGGCCCGCTCACCCTGGTCGAGGCGCACACCCTGGCCACCGGCTGGCCGCAGGCCGACCCGGCCACGGCCGCCAACGAGTGGCCCTCCGACACCGCCGCCGCCGTGGCCACCTTCGCGCTCTGA
- a CDS encoding ABC transporter substrate-binding protein has translation MTVHRARAAAFAAVLTAAALSLTACGSAGSSTAASGDSAKGGKDPKVATAVADFGGMDALVAAAKKEGKLHTITLPRDWANYGKIMDGFTAKYGIQIENENPDGSSQDEINAITSRKDQDRAPDVVDLGSAFALSAASQGLLANYKVAGFDKIPDTMKDPNGARYNDYGGYMSIGCDAKKVSVCPKTFADLLKPDYKGMVGLNGNPTKAGAAFGAVYAAALANGGSLDNIQPGIDFFGKLKKAGNFNPVETTKATIEKGETPISVDWSYLNAGYTDLFKPKGIDWQVSIPSDGSYAQYYNQAINKWAPHPAAARLWEEYLYSAEGQNLFLGGYATPALFDSMKAAGTLDATAVAKLPTIEKPFTTFPTQAQTDTAKKAVTEGWAKAIAG, from the coding sequence GTGACCGTGCACCGTGCCCGTGCTGCCGCCTTCGCGGCCGTGCTGACCGCCGCCGCGCTCTCCCTCACCGCCTGCGGCTCCGCGGGTTCGTCCACCGCTGCCTCCGGTGACAGTGCCAAGGGCGGCAAGGACCCCAAGGTCGCCACCGCCGTCGCCGACTTCGGTGGCATGGACGCCCTGGTCGCCGCCGCGAAGAAGGAGGGGAAGCTCCACACCATCACCCTCCCCCGCGACTGGGCCAACTACGGCAAGATCATGGACGGCTTCACCGCCAAGTACGGCATCCAGATCGAGAACGAGAACCCGGACGGCTCCAGCCAGGACGAGATCAACGCGATCACCTCCCGCAAGGACCAGGACCGCGCCCCGGACGTCGTCGACCTCGGCTCCGCCTTCGCGCTGAGCGCCGCCTCGCAGGGCCTGCTCGCCAACTACAAGGTCGCCGGCTTCGACAAGATCCCGGACACCATGAAGGACCCGAACGGCGCCCGCTACAACGACTACGGCGGCTACATGTCGATCGGCTGCGACGCCAAGAAGGTGTCGGTCTGCCCGAAGACCTTCGCGGACCTGCTGAAGCCCGACTACAAGGGCATGGTCGGCCTGAACGGCAACCCGACCAAGGCCGGTGCCGCCTTCGGCGCCGTCTACGCGGCCGCGCTGGCCAACGGCGGTTCGCTGGACAACATCCAGCCCGGCATCGACTTCTTCGGCAAGCTGAAGAAGGCCGGCAACTTCAACCCGGTCGAGACCACCAAGGCGACCATCGAGAAGGGCGAGACCCCGATCTCGGTCGACTGGTCCTACCTGAACGCCGGTTACACCGACCTGTTCAAGCCGAAGGGCATCGACTGGCAGGTGTCGATCCCCTCGGACGGCTCCTACGCCCAGTACTACAACCAGGCCATCAACAAGTGGGCGCCGCACCCGGCCGCCGCCCGCCTGTGGGAGGAGTACCTCTACTCCGCCGAGGGCCAGAACCTCTTCCTGGGCGGCTACGCCACCCCGGCCCTGTTCGACTCGATGAAGGCCGCCGGCACCCTCGACGCCACCGCCGTCGCCAAGCTGCCGACCATCGAGAAGCCCTTCACCACCTTCCCGACCCAGGCGCAGACGGACACGGCCAAGAAGGCCGTGACCGAGGGCTGGGCCAAGGCGATCGCGGGCTGA
- a CDS encoding ABC transporter ATP-binding protein: MTTVTAPVTGVPLAPGSATVEFRSLRRQFGATTALDGLDLTVHPGELLALLGPSGCGKTTALRILAGFEKHDSGQVLIDGKDITGVPAHRRDAGMVFQSYSLFPHLSAAENVAFGLKMRGTGKADRLKRAKELLELVGLPQHADRYPHQMSGGQQQRIALARALALQPRVLLLDEPLSALDAKVRLNLRDEIRRLQQELGITTLFVTHDQEEALSMADRVAVLRAGRLEQCATPQELYARPATAFVAEFVGTMSRIPCERAGAEVAVLGRRFAVDGEIPADGSLEVLVRPENVGLTPDPQGPALVIGASFLGSVTRITVRLPDGTEVKSDLPTEAAASLPVGSTAALSLPDRPVLVDRKA, translated from the coding sequence ATGACCACGGTTACCGCCCCCGTGACCGGAGTGCCGCTGGCCCCCGGAAGCGCGACCGTCGAATTCCGTTCGCTGCGCCGCCAGTTCGGTGCCACCACCGCCCTCGACGGGCTGGACCTGACCGTCCACCCCGGTGAGCTGCTGGCCCTGCTCGGGCCCTCCGGCTGTGGCAAGACCACCGCGCTGCGCATCCTGGCCGGCTTCGAGAAGCACGACTCGGGCCAGGTGCTCATCGACGGCAAGGACATCACGGGGGTGCCCGCGCACCGTCGGGACGCCGGGATGGTCTTCCAGTCCTACAGCCTCTTCCCGCACCTGAGCGCCGCCGAGAACGTGGCCTTCGGCCTCAAGATGCGCGGCACCGGCAAGGCCGACCGCCTCAAGCGGGCCAAGGAGCTCCTGGAGCTGGTCGGCCTGCCGCAGCACGCCGACCGCTACCCGCACCAGATGTCCGGCGGCCAGCAGCAGCGCATCGCGCTGGCCCGCGCGCTGGCCCTCCAGCCCCGGGTGCTGCTCCTGGACGAGCCGCTGTCGGCCCTGGACGCCAAGGTGCGGCTCAACCTCCGGGACGAGATCCGCCGCCTGCAGCAGGAGTTGGGCATCACCACCCTGTTCGTCACGCACGACCAGGAGGAGGCCCTCTCGATGGCCGACCGGGTCGCCGTGCTGCGGGCCGGACGCCTGGAGCAGTGCGCCACGCCGCAGGAGCTCTACGCCCGCCCGGCCACCGCGTTCGTCGCGGAGTTCGTCGGCACCATGAGCCGGATCCCCTGCGAGCGGGCCGGCGCCGAGGTGGCCGTGCTCGGCCGCCGCTTCGCGGTGGACGGCGAGATCCCGGCGGACGGCTCCCTGGAGGTCCTGGTCCGCCCCGAGAACGTCGGCCTCACCCCCGACCCGCAGGGCCCCGCCCTGGTGATCGGCGCCTCCTTCCTCGGCAGCGTCACCCGGATCACCGTCCGTCTCCCCGACGGCACCGAGGTCAAGTCCGACCTGCCGACCGAGGCCGCAGCCTCCCTGCCGGTCGGCTCCACGGCCGCCCTGTCCCTGCCGGACCGGCCGGTCCTCGTCGACCGCAAGGCCTGA
- a CDS encoding ABC transporter permease subunit, with amino-acid sequence MNTAPTPVPSSASAADQIGGGAGAPRTAAPTPRATPAKRRGWRPKGGAWLATLPLLVFFAIAFGLPAVAIAIGAFTLSPDAPSGAGSFTTANLTASVQGAYWTALLGSIKLSALTALIGTVVGLPLAQAVVTSRFRLFREAVLSASGVLANFGGVPLAFAFVATLGNAGELTKSFDLTAHGWTLYSFNGLSVVYLYFLVPLMLLTITPALEGLRVQWREAAANNGATTWQYWRHVALPILLPSLLGGYVMLFGSAFAAYATAAAMVGASVPLIPLHIADALSGNVLVGQGNVALALSLDMIVVAAIVMAVYLPLQRRSAKWLA; translated from the coding sequence ATGAACACGGCTCCCACCCCGGTGCCGTCCTCCGCCTCCGCCGCCGATCAGATCGGCGGCGGGGCGGGGGCCCCGCGCACCGCAGCACCCACCCCCCGCGCCACCCCGGCCAAGCGCCGCGGCTGGCGTCCCAAGGGCGGCGCCTGGCTCGCCACCCTCCCCCTCCTGGTCTTCTTCGCGATCGCCTTCGGCCTGCCGGCCGTCGCGATCGCCATCGGCGCGTTCACGCTCTCGCCGGACGCGCCCTCGGGCGCGGGCAGCTTCACCACCGCCAACCTGACGGCCTCCGTCCAGGGCGCCTACTGGACGGCCCTGCTCGGCTCGATCAAGCTCTCGGCGCTCACCGCGCTGATCGGCACGGTCGTCGGCCTCCCGCTGGCCCAGGCCGTGGTGACCTCGCGCTTCCGGCTGTTCCGCGAGGCCGTGCTCTCCGCCTCCGGCGTGCTCGCCAACTTCGGCGGCGTGCCGCTGGCCTTCGCCTTCGTCGCCACCCTCGGCAACGCCGGTGAGCTCACCAAGAGCTTCGACCTCACCGCGCACGGCTGGACGCTGTACAGCTTCAACGGCCTCTCGGTCGTCTACCTGTACTTCCTGGTCCCGCTGATGCTGCTCACCATCACCCCGGCCCTGGAGGGCCTGCGGGTGCAGTGGCGCGAGGCCGCGGCCAACAACGGCGCCACCACCTGGCAGTACTGGCGGCACGTCGCGCTGCCGATCCTGCTGCCCTCGCTGCTCGGCGGCTACGTGATGCTGTTCGGCTCCGCGTTCGCCGCGTACGCGACCGCCGCCGCGATGGTCGGCGCCTCGGTGCCGCTCATCCCGCTGCACATCGCCGACGCGCTCTCCGGCAACGTGCTGGTCGGCCAGGGCAACGTGGCCCTCGCCCTCAGCCTCGACATGATCGTGGTGGCCGCCATCGTGATGGCGGTCTACCTGCCCCTCCAGCGCAGGAGTGCCAAGTGGCTGGCCTGA
- a CDS encoding HAD family phosphatase, translated as MPDYPSAVLFDMDGTLVDTEHLWVETATELATELGLTLGDADLPEILGQAVEHTAAHFYRISHQARTEAELATQLNDSFTAKVAAEIVPRPGALDLLRELRAAAVPAALVSASPRQVVDLVLDSLGREWFALTLAAEDTEVTKPDPAPYLAAAHRLGFEPARCVAVEDTPTGVASAHAAGCAVLAVPSSVPIAPAERITLLESLTQADLAFLSTLTAPATA; from the coding sequence ATGCCTGACTACCCTTCCGCCGTTCTGTTTGACATGGACGGGACGCTCGTCGACACCGAACACCTCTGGGTCGAGACCGCCACCGAGCTGGCCACCGAACTGGGCCTCACCCTCGGCGACGCGGACCTCCCCGAGATCCTCGGCCAGGCCGTCGAGCACACCGCCGCCCACTTCTACCGGATCAGCCACCAGGCCCGCACCGAGGCCGAGTTGGCCACGCAGCTGAACGACTCCTTCACCGCCAAGGTGGCCGCCGAGATCGTGCCCCGCCCGGGCGCCCTCGACCTGCTCCGGGAGCTGCGCGCGGCCGCCGTCCCCGCCGCCCTGGTCTCCGCCTCGCCGCGCCAGGTGGTCGACCTGGTGCTGGACAGCCTGGGCCGCGAGTGGTTCGCGCTGACGCTGGCCGCCGAGGACACCGAGGTCACCAAGCCGGACCCGGCCCCCTACCTGGCCGCCGCCCACCGCCTCGGCTTCGAGCCGGCCCGCTGCGTGGCCGTCGAGGACACCCCGACCGGGGTGGCCTCCGCCCACGCGGCCGGCTGCGCCGTGCTGGCCGTGCCCTCCTCGGTGCCGATCGCCCCGGCCGAGCGGATCACCCTGCTGGAGAGCCTGACCCAGGCCGACCTGGCCTTCCTCTCCACCCTCACCGCCCCAGCCACCGCCTGA
- a CDS encoding helix-turn-helix domain-containing protein, with protein sequence MALLDLLGRRWTLRVLWELRGDATPTFRQLQQRCDGVSSSVLSTRLRELGEADLVQNHGDGYQLTPQGRTLHERLAQLDAWAADWRPKAVGPGISGQQPESC encoded by the coding sequence ATGGCGCTCCTCGATCTCCTGGGCCGCCGCTGGACGTTGCGCGTCCTGTGGGAGCTGCGGGGCGACGCCACCCCGACCTTCCGGCAGCTCCAACAGCGGTGCGACGGCGTCTCGTCGAGCGTTCTCTCGACCAGACTCCGCGAACTCGGCGAGGCCGACCTCGTCCAGAACCACGGCGACGGCTACCAACTCACACCACAGGGCCGGACCCTCCACGAACGCCTCGCCCAACTCGACGCCTGGGCCGCCGACTGGCGGCCCAAGGCAGTGGGACCCGGTATCAGCGGTCAGCAGCCAGAAAGCTGCTGA